Proteins found in one Labrenzia sp. VG12 genomic segment:
- a CDS encoding biotin--[acetyl-CoA-carboxylase] ligase has protein sequence MTARSEERPAPGAPDFRFEEHDSVGSTNSLCFERAQIGHPGQLWIRADQQTEGRGRRGRDWSSPGGNLFTSLLLINPQPADRIGELPLAAAVALAEAVDKAAGTLQLVSLKWPNDLLVEGAKLSGILLEAETLSDGRQAVVIGFGVNCVTHPQLSLYQATDLRSLGFQVTAERLFECLSAAMADTLARWQLPGGFDSIRRDWLKRAAHLGKTITVRTAQEEITGIFADLDARGHLVVKLDDGRQRTLYAGDVFLPGR, from the coding sequence ATGACAGCAAGATCCGAGGAACGTCCGGCGCCAGGTGCGCCGGACTTTCGCTTTGAAGAGCATGACAGTGTCGGTTCGACCAACTCGCTCTGTTTTGAACGGGCGCAGATCGGACATCCCGGCCAGCTCTGGATCAGGGCGGACCAGCAGACAGAGGGCAGGGGGCGGCGTGGCCGCGACTGGTCCTCTCCCGGCGGAAACCTCTTCACCAGTCTGCTGCTGATCAATCCGCAACCGGCCGATCGGATCGGTGAACTGCCGCTTGCAGCAGCTGTTGCGCTTGCCGAAGCCGTTGACAAAGCCGCCGGGACACTGCAACTGGTATCGCTGAAATGGCCGAACGATCTTCTGGTTGAAGGCGCGAAGCTGTCGGGTATCCTTCTGGAAGCCGAGACGCTCTCCGACGGACGGCAGGCTGTCGTGATCGGGTTCGGCGTCAATTGTGTGACCCATCCGCAGCTGTCGCTTTATCAGGCAACGGATCTGAGGAGCCTGGGTTTTCAGGTCACTGCGGAACGGTTGTTTGAGTGTCTGTCCGCTGCAATGGCCGACACTTTGGCACGCTGGCAACTGCCAGGCGGTTTTGACAGTATTCGCAGGGACTGGCTCAAGCGGGCGGCCCATCTGGGCAAGACCATTACGGTCAGAACGGCTCAGGAAGAGATTACCGGCATTTTTGCCGATCTGGATGCGCGCGGCCATCTGGTTGTGAAACTGGATGATGGCCGCCAGCGCACGCTATATGCGGGCGACGTGTTTTTACCAGGGCGTTGA
- the nuoN gene encoding NADH-quinone oxidoreductase subunit NuoN, with protein sequence MSDMSQLPDLMPVLPEIILALGAMMLLMIGAFGGKGVSYAVFGGAMGLLGGTFLVLLFVPTFGETFGGSFVLDDFAYLLKLLVLMGSFFAIAMSWAYAKSQSFDHFEYPILIVLATLGMMLMLSANDMIALYMGLELQSLSLYVVAAINRDSVRSTEAGLKYFVLGALSSGMLLYGMSLVYGFSGQISFAGIAEVLSHEGASLGLVFGLTFILAGLAFKISAVPFHMWTPDVYEGAPTPVTAFLAAAPKVAAMGMMVRIVIDAFQPVTSDWQQIVVFVSIASMALGAFAAIGQRNLKRLMAYSSIGHMGYALVGLAAGTQTGVEGVIFYMMAYLGMTLGVFACILSMRRKDGMVEEISDLSGLSQTNLPMAILLGLLMFSLAGIPPLVGFFGKWYVFVAAVEAGLYPLAIIGVLMSVVGAYYYLRIVKIMFFDEPVEGFEKMPAELKVVLGLSSVFVIFFWLAPGQVVNAASAAAQSLF encoded by the coding sequence ATGTCAGATATGAGCCAACTGCCAGATCTCATGCCGGTCCTGCCGGAGATCATCCTGGCCCTCGGAGCAATGATGCTGCTGATGATCGGCGCCTTTGGTGGCAAGGGTGTCAGCTACGCCGTCTTCGGCGGCGCCATGGGCCTGCTCGGCGGCACCTTCCTGGTGCTGCTGTTCGTACCGACCTTTGGGGAGACCTTCGGCGGATCCTTCGTTCTCGATGATTTCGCCTATCTCCTGAAGCTTCTGGTATTGATGGGGTCGTTCTTCGCCATTGCGATGTCCTGGGCCTATGCCAAGAGCCAGTCCTTCGATCATTTCGAGTATCCGATCCTGATCGTGCTGGCGACGCTCGGCATGATGCTGATGCTGTCGGCCAACGACATGATCGCGCTTTACATGGGCCTGGAGCTGCAGAGCCTGTCGCTCTACGTGGTCGCCGCCATCAACCGCGACAGTGTCCGGTCGACGGAAGCAGGCCTGAAATACTTTGTTCTCGGCGCCCTGTCGTCGGGCATGCTGCTTTACGGCATGTCGCTGGTTTACGGCTTTTCCGGCCAGATCTCGTTTGCCGGTATTGCCGAGGTCCTGTCTCATGAAGGCGCTTCGCTCGGCCTGGTCTTCGGCCTGACCTTCATTCTGGCCGGCCTTGCCTTCAAGATTTCCGCCGTTCCGTTCCACATGTGGACGCCGGACGTTTATGAGGGCGCTCCGACACCGGTCACCGCCTTTCTGGCTGCCGCACCGAAGGTGGCGGCCATGGGCATGATGGTGCGGATCGTCATCGACGCGTTCCAGCCGGTCACCAGTGACTGGCAGCAGATCGTCGTCTTTGTCTCCATCGCCTCCATGGCGCTTGGCGCCTTTGCCGCGATCGGTCAGCGCAACCTGAAACGCCTGATGGCCTATTCCTCGATCGGTCACATGGGCTATGCGCTGGTCGGCCTTGCGGCCGGCACTCAGACGGGCGTGGAAGGCGTGATCTTCTACATGATGGCCTATCTCGGCATGACGCTCGGCGTCTTTGCCTGCATCCTCTCCATGCGCCGCAAGGATGGCATGGTCGAGGAGATCAGCGATCTGTCCGGCCTCTCGCAGACCAATCTGCCGATGGCCATCCTGCTGGGCCTTCTGATGTTCTCGCTTGCCGGCATTCCGCCGCTGGTCGGCTTCTTCGGCAAGTGGTACGTCTTCGTTGCAGCGGTTGAAGCTGGCCTCTATCCGCTGGCGATCATCGGTGTGCTGATGTCGGTTGTCGGCGCCTATTATTATCTCCGCATCGTCAAGATCATGTTCTTCGACGAGCCGGTTGAAGGTTTTGAGAAGATGCCGGCGGAGCTGAAGGTCGTGCTCGGCCTGTCCAGCGTGTTCGTGATCTTCTTCTGGCTGGCACCGGGACAGGTCGTCAATGCAGCCAGCGCAGCAGCGCAGTCGCTGTTCTGA
- a CDS encoding NADH-quinone oxidoreductase subunit M, with protein sequence MIDWPILSLTTFLPLLGVLFILLVPGDDEGSKKNIRMVALVTTSVTFLLSLFIWGNFDYANPGFQFIEEKDWLPSGIAAHLGVEDIKYRMGVDGISILFVILTTFLMPFCILASWESIQKRVKEYMIAFLVLETLMIGVFCALDLVVFYVFFEAGLIPMFLIIGVWGGARRVYASYKFFLYTLLGSVLMLIAIMAMYWTAKTSNIAELVASNAFPAEMQTWLWLAFFASFAVKMPMWPVHTWLPDAHVEAPTAGSVILAGILLKLGGYGFLRFSLPMFPIASDMFAPMIYTLSVVAIIYTSLVALAQEDIKKLIAYSSVAHMGYVTMGIFTMTEQGVQGGIFQMLSHGIVSGALFLCVGVIYDRMHTREISAYGGLVNRMPKYAVAFLIFTMANVGLPGTSGFVGEILTLMGAFQVNTWVAFFATTGVILSAAYALYLYRRVVFGALEKESLKSMLDLNLREKAILLPMVVLTIFFGFYPMAILDVTQGAVDNLINHYTAALEAAGGTQHAAAAAAAAH encoded by the coding sequence ATGATTGACTGGCCAATTCTGTCACTCACAACCTTCTTGCCGCTGCTCGGCGTGCTCTTCATCCTGCTGGTTCCGGGTGATGACGAGGGCAGCAAGAAGAACATCCGGATGGTCGCGCTGGTGACCACGTCGGTCACCTTCCTGCTGTCGCTGTTCATCTGGGGCAACTTCGATTACGCCAATCCGGGCTTTCAGTTCATCGAGGAGAAGGACTGGCTGCCGAGCGGCATTGCCGCGCATCTGGGTGTTGAAGACATCAAGTACCGCATGGGCGTCGACGGCATCTCGATCCTGTTCGTGATCCTGACCACGTTCCTGATGCCGTTCTGCATTCTCGCCTCCTGGGAGAGCATCCAGAAGCGCGTCAAGGAATACATGATCGCCTTCCTGGTGCTGGAAACGCTGATGATCGGCGTGTTCTGCGCGCTGGATCTGGTGGTCTTCTACGTCTTCTTCGAGGCCGGCCTGATCCCGATGTTCCTGATCATCGGCGTCTGGGGCGGCGCACGCAGGGTCTATGCTTCCTACAAGTTCTTCCTCTACACGCTGCTCGGCTCGGTGCTGATGCTGATCGCGATCATGGCGATGTACTGGACCGCGAAAACGTCGAACATCGCAGAGCTCGTCGCCAGCAACGCCTTCCCGGCGGAAATGCAGACCTGGCTATGGCTTGCCTTCTTCGCCAGCTTCGCGGTGAAGATGCCGATGTGGCCGGTGCATACCTGGCTGCCGGATGCGCACGTGGAAGCCCCGACGGCAGGGTCTGTCATCCTGGCAGGCATCCTTCTGAAACTCGGCGGCTACGGCTTCCTGCGGTTCTCCCTGCCGATGTTCCCGATTGCGTCGGACATGTTCGCGCCGATGATCTACACGCTCTCGGTGGTCGCGATCATCTACACCTCTCTGGTGGCGCTGGCGCAGGAAGACATCAAGAAACTGATCGCCTATTCGTCGGTCGCCCATATGGGCTACGTCACCATGGGCATCTTCACGATGACCGAACAGGGCGTTCAGGGCGGGATCTTCCAGATGCTGTCGCACGGCATCGTCTCCGGTGCGCTCTTCCTGTGTGTCGGCGTGATCTATGACCGCATGCATACCCGTGAGATCTCGGCCTATGGCGGCCTGGTCAACCGGATGCCGAAATATGCGGTGGCGTTCCTGATCTTCACGATGGCCAATGTCGGCCTGCCGGGCACGTCCGGTTTCGTCGGTGAAATCCTGACGCTGATGGGTGCGTTCCAGGTCAATACCTGGGTGGCGTTCTTTGCAACGACCGGTGTGATCCTGTCGGCAGCCTACGCGCTTTACCTCTACCGCCGTGTCGTGTTCGGCGCGCTGGAGAAGGAAAGCCTCAAGTCGATGCTCGACCTGAACCTCCGGGAAAAGGCGATCCTGCTGCCGATGGTGGTGCTGACGATCTTCTTCGGCTTCTACCCGATGGCCATCCTGGACGTGACCCAGGGCGCGGTCGACAATCTCATCAATCACTATACCGCAGCGCTTGAAGCGGCTGGGGGCACCCAGCATGCAGCGGCGGCCGCCGCCGCGGCGCACTAA
- the nuoL gene encoding NADH-quinone oxidoreductase subunit L, with amino-acid sequence MYSAILFLPLIGFLIAGLFGRAIGAKACEYITSGLLIIAALLSWIAFFGFWLGGAQGGTYDLFRWMNVGALNVSWSLKIDTLTVVMLVVVNTVSALVHVYSIGYMHHDPHRPRFFAYLSLFTFAMLSLVTADNLLQMFFGWEGVGLASYLLIGFWYQKPSANAAAIKAFVVNRVGDFGFALGIFGVFYVFQTIEFETIFRDAPSFIAGQGKYTDLLFLGYELDRQTVLTVICLLLFMGAMGKSAQFLLHTWLPDAMEGPTPVSALIHAATMVTAGVFMVARLSPLMELSQTALTVIVFFGATTAFFAATVGLVQNDIKRVIAYSTCSQLGYMFVALGVGAYSIGIFHLFTHAFFKALLFLCAGSVIHAVSDEQDMRKMGGLRKHIPITYWTMMIGTLALTGVGIPFTHLGFAGFVSKDGIIEAAFGSSMLEHANPMALYGFWLTVIAAALTSFYSWRLTFMTFHGKPRAPVDVMKHVHESPLVMTVPLFILSVGAVLAGMVFYNSFFYSEEAYEAFWNGALPAFADLHVLHAMHDVPAWVRVSPFVMMVLGFLVAYQFYIRSPEMPKQLAERHSGLYQFLLNKWYFDELYDFLFVRPAQWLGRMLWKKGDGTVIDGFGPDGISARVQNVTSWVVRLQTGYLYHYAFAMLIGVALLITWSMFTGGSTGGGAH; translated from the coding sequence ATGTATTCCGCAATTCTGTTCCTGCCGCTGATCGGCTTCCTGATTGCCGGCCTGTTCGGCCGCGCCATCGGCGCCAAGGCCTGTGAGTATATCACCAGTGGCCTCCTGATCATTGCAGCGCTCCTGTCCTGGATCGCCTTTTTCGGCTTCTGGCTCGGCGGCGCCCAGGGCGGCACCTACGATCTCTTCCGCTGGATGAATGTCGGCGCCCTGAACGTGTCCTGGTCGCTCAAGATCGACACGCTGACCGTCGTCATGCTTGTGGTGGTCAACACGGTGTCGGCGCTCGTGCATGTCTATTCCATCGGCTACATGCATCACGACCCGCACCGGCCGCGCTTCTTCGCCTATCTGTCGCTGTTCACCTTCGCCATGTTGTCGCTGGTCACCGCCGACAACCTGCTGCAGATGTTCTTCGGCTGGGAAGGCGTGGGCCTTGCCTCCTATCTCCTGATCGGTTTCTGGTACCAGAAGCCGTCCGCAAACGCGGCGGCGATCAAGGCCTTTGTCGTCAACCGGGTGGGTGACTTCGGCTTCGCCCTCGGCATCTTCGGTGTGTTCTACGTTTTCCAAACGATAGAATTCGAGACGATTTTCCGTGACGCACCTTCTTTCATCGCTGGTCAGGGGAAATACACAGACCTGTTGTTCCTCGGGTACGAGCTAGATCGGCAGACCGTGTTGACGGTTATCTGCCTGTTGCTCTTCATGGGCGCCATGGGCAAGTCGGCGCAGTTCCTGCTGCACACCTGGCTGCCGGACGCGATGGAAGGCCCGACGCCGGTTTCCGCGCTCATCCACGCCGCGACCATGGTGACGGCCGGTGTCTTCATGGTGGCGCGCCTGTCGCCGCTGATGGAACTGTCGCAAACCGCGCTGACCGTGATCGTCTTCTTCGGGGCAACCACGGCTTTCTTCGCCGCAACGGTCGGTCTCGTTCAGAACGACATCAAGCGCGTGATCGCCTATTCGACCTGTTCCCAGCTCGGCTACATGTTCGTGGCGCTCGGGGTCGGAGCCTACTCGATCGGCATTTTCCACCTGTTCACGCACGCCTTCTTCAAGGCACTGTTGTTCCTTTGCGCCGGTTCCGTCATTCACGCGGTCTCCGACGAACAGGACATGCGCAAGATGGGCGGACTGCGGAAGCACATCCCGATCACCTACTGGACGATGATGATCGGCACGCTGGCGCTGACCGGTGTCGGCATTCCGTTCACACATCTCGGTTTTGCGGGTTTTGTTTCCAAGGACGGCATCATTGAAGCGGCCTTCGGCAGTTCAATGCTTGAACATGCCAACCCGATGGCGCTTTACGGCTTCTGGCTGACGGTGATTGCCGCTGCGCTGACCTCCTTCTATTCGTGGCGTCTGACCTTCATGACCTTCCACGGCAAGCCGCGCGCTCCGGTGGACGTCATGAAACACGTGCATGAATCGCCGCTGGTCATGACCGTGCCGCTGTTCATCCTGTCGGTCGGGGCCGTTCTCGCCGGCATGGTGTTCTACAACTCGTTCTTCTACTCAGAAGAGGCTTACGAGGCCTTCTGGAACGGTGCTTTGCCGGCCTTCGCCGACCTCCATGTGCTACACGCCATGCATGATGTGCCGGCCTGGGTGCGTGTGTCACCATTCGTCATGATGGTGCTTGGCTTCCTGGTTGCCTACCAGTTCTACATCCGCTCTCCGGAAATGCCGAAGCAGCTGGCGGAGCGCCATTCCGGCCTCTACCAGTTCCTGCTAAACAAGTGGTATTTCGACGAGCTGTACGATTTCCTCTTTGTCCGGCCCGCGCAGTGGCTCGGCCGCATGCTCTGGAAGAAGGGCGACGGCACCGTGATCGACGGCTTCGGCCCTGACGGTATCTCGGCGCGCGTTCAGAACGTGACGTCCTGGGTCGTCCGACTGCAGACCGGATATCTCTATCACTATGCATTTGCGATGCTGATCGGGGTGGCTCTGCTCATCACCTGGTCGATGTTCACCGGTGGCAGCACCGGCGGGGGTGCTCACTAA
- the nuoK gene encoding NADH-quinone oxidoreductase subunit NuoK, translating to MEIGLSHYLSVAAILFTIGIFGIFLNRKNVIVILMSIELLLLSVNINFVAFSSFLGDMMGQVFTMLVLTVAAAEAAIGLAILVVFHRNRGSIAVEDVNVMKG from the coding sequence ATGGAAATCGGTCTGTCGCACTATCTGTCGGTCGCGGCGATCCTGTTCACGATCGGGATCTTCGGGATCTTTCTGAACCGGAAAAACGTGATTGTCATTCTGATGTCGATCGAGCTGCTGCTGCTCTCGGTGAACATCAACTTTGTCGCTTTCTCGTCGTTCCTCGGCGACATGATGGGGCAGGTGTTCACCATGCTGGTCCTCACCGTGGCGGCCGCCGAGGCGGCTATCGGTCTGGCGATCCTGGTGGTCTTCCACCGGAACCGCGGCTCCATCGCCGTGGAAGACGTCAACGTGATGAAGGGATAG
- a CDS encoding NADH-quinone oxidoreductase subunit J: MILKALFFYLFAGVTLASGFMVIASRNPVTSVLFLILAFVNSAGLFILLGAEYLALLLIVVYVGAVAVLFLFVVMMLDVDFVELRQGFLQYLPVGALVGLILMVELLMGLGAWIIAPEVLGHGSEPTPVIAGVPGAEGVTNIQALGSVLYTKYIYFFQVAGLILLVAMIGAIVLTLRHKPNVKRQSIPEQVARNRETAIEVRKVESGKGI; encoded by the coding sequence ATGATCCTGAAAGCCCTCTTTTTCTACCTGTTTGCCGGCGTCACCCTGGCGTCCGGCTTCATGGTGATCGCGTCCCGCAATCCGGTGACGTCGGTCTTGTTCCTGATCCTGGCCTTCGTGAATTCCGCTGGTCTGTTCATCCTGCTTGGTGCTGAGTATCTGGCCCTGCTGCTGATCGTTGTCTATGTCGGCGCGGTCGCGGTGCTGTTCCTGTTCGTGGTGATGATGCTGGATGTCGACTTCGTCGAGCTTCGCCAGGGTTTCCTGCAGTATCTGCCGGTCGGTGCGCTGGTCGGCCTGATCCTGATGGTCGAACTGCTGATGGGGCTCGGTGCCTGGATCATAGCGCCGGAGGTGCTGGGACACGGGTCCGAACCGACGCCGGTTATTGCCGGGGTGCCGGGCGCCGAGGGCGTCACGAACATCCAGGCGCTCGGCTCGGTGCTCTACACCAAGTACATCTATTTCTTCCAGGTCGCTGGCCTGATCCTTCTGGTGGCCATGATCGGGGCAATTGTGCTGACCCTGCGCCACAAGCCGAATGTCAAACGTCAAAGCATTCCGGAGCAGGTTGCGCGCAACCGCGAAACCGCCATCGAGGTCCGGAAAGTGGAGAGTGGCAAAGGTATCTGA
- the nuoI gene encoding NADH-quinone oxidoreductase subunit NuoI, with amino-acid sequence MGLSQAVKSLFLQEFVSAFILAMRYFFKPKPTVNYPFEKGPVSPRFRGEHALRRYPNGEERCIACKLCEAICPAQAITIEAGPRRNDGTRRTTRYDIDMVKCIYCGFCQEACPVDAIVEGPNFEFATETREELYYDKEKLLANGDRWEREIARNIEMDAPYR; translated from the coding sequence CAAATCGCTGTTCCTGCAGGAGTTCGTGTCCGCCTTCATTCTGGCGATGCGTTACTTCTTCAAGCCGAAGCCTACGGTCAACTATCCGTTCGAGAAGGGGCCGGTGAGCCCGCGCTTCCGCGGCGAGCACGCTTTGCGCCGCTATCCGAACGGCGAAGAACGCTGCATTGCCTGCAAGCTGTGCGAGGCCATCTGCCCGGCGCAGGCCATCACCATCGAGGCAGGTCCGCGCCGCAATGACGGCACTCGCCGGACCACCCGCTACGACATCGACATGGTCAAGTGCATCTATTGCGGCTTCTGCCAAGAAGCCTGTCCGGTGGACGCGATCGTGGAAGGGCCGAATTTCGAATTCGCCACGGAAACCCGCGAAGAGCTTTACTACGACAAGGAAAAGCTGCTCGCGAACGGGGACCGCTGGGAACGCGAGATCGCCCGCAACATTGAAATGGATGCTCCTTACCGCTAG